A region from the Salicibibacter cibarius genome encodes:
- the pdhA gene encoding pyruvate dehydrogenase (acetyl-transferring) E1 component subunit alpha has translation MYDEKNLNHEMVQFMDQYGSLLHDNIDLNDSQLLEIYNWMLKTRLFDEKMVRMQRQGRIGTYAPFSGQEASQVGSTYAMEKDDWIFSSYREIAATMVHGLPMQQSILYAKGHMYGGQSPDKLNIFPIQIIIAGQTLHAAGCALASKLKGENDVSVSYFGDGATSEGDFHEALNIASVFKVPSVFFCQNNHWAISVPLHQQTASQTIAQKAIAYGVKGVRVDGNDVLAVYHVMKEALESARNGEGPTLIEAVTYRQGPHTTADDPTKYRNNDEVNEWAKKDPIDRFRTFLNKRGLMDEDKQEKMKGIVNEEIEKAVAEAESTDRVTVDKAFDYVYDKPHKLLLEQQEESRQFLTIKEGR, from the coding sequence TATGGTAGTTTATTACACGACAATATTGATCTAAATGATAGTCAACTTCTAGAGATATACAATTGGATGCTAAAAACACGTCTTTTTGATGAAAAAATGGTAAGAATGCAACGACAAGGAAGGATTGGAACTTATGCTCCGTTCAGTGGTCAGGAGGCTTCACAAGTTGGCAGTACTTATGCTATGGAAAAAGATGATTGGATTTTCTCAAGTTACCGTGAGATAGCAGCTACAATGGTGCATGGGCTACCAATGCAACAATCGATTCTTTATGCAAAGGGTCACATGTATGGGGGTCAATCACCAGATAAATTGAATATATTCCCAATACAGATCATTATCGCAGGTCAAACATTGCATGCAGCAGGTTGTGCACTTGCCTCAAAATTAAAAGGTGAAAATGACGTTTCCGTTTCATATTTTGGTGACGGGGCAACTTCCGAAGGGGATTTTCATGAAGCACTTAATATCGCTTCGGTATTCAAAGTACCATCTGTTTTTTTCTGTCAAAATAACCATTGGGCAATCAGTGTTCCGCTTCACCAACAAACAGCCAGTCAAACGATTGCCCAAAAAGCAATCGCCTATGGGGTCAAAGGAGTACGAGTTGATGGAAATGATGTTTTAGCTGTTTATCATGTGATGAAAGAAGCTCTTGAATCTGCAAGAAACGGCGAGGGACCTACATTAATCGAGGCAGTGACTTATCGTCAAGGTCCACATACTACAGCTGATGATCCGACCAAATATCGAAATAACGATGAAGTGAACGAATGGGCTAAAAAAGATCCGATTGATCGTTTCCGTACCTTCCTTAATAAACGTGGATTGATGGATGAAGATAAGCAGGAGAAAATGAAAGGAATAGTCAACGAAGAAATTGAAAAAGCTGTCGCAGAAGCGGAGTCTACGGATCGAGTAACAGTGGATAAAGCATTTGATTATGTTTACGATAAACCACATAAACTTCTTCTTGAACAACAAGAAGAATCTCGCCAAT